A stretch of Pseudoprevotella muciniphila DNA encodes these proteins:
- a CDS encoding PepSY-like domain-containing protein: MKRKLYLLLGLLVALQMPLLTSCNDDDEDIMPTQVPAEVTAALAERYPSATPKWEKGKGLYKAEFYNESGEVDVWFKANGEWVMTQTDIFPQNLPEAVKNYVATNYPDRIIDDADRIETPTADYYLLELEKPGAKDIYIKLTPGGELIP, translated from the coding sequence ATGAAAAGAAAATTGTATTTACTGTTGGGTCTGTTAGTAGCCCTGCAAATGCCGTTGCTCACTTCATGCAACGATGATGATGAAGATATCATGCCTACGCAAGTGCCTGCAGAGGTTACTGCAGCCCTTGCTGAAAGATACCCTTCTGCCACTCCTAAATGGGAAAAAGGAAAAGGTCTTTACAAGGCTGAATTCTATAATGAAAGCGGAGAGGTGGATGTTTGGTTCAAAGCTAATGGCGAATGGGTGATGACACAGACGGATATTTTCCCCCAAAATTTGCCAGAAGCAGTGAAGAACTATGTAGCCACCAATTACCCCGACCGCATCATTGACGATGCCGACCGTATTGAAACCCCGACAGCTGATTACTACCTGCTTGAATTAGAAAAGCCGGGAGCCAAAGACATTTACATTAAACTCACCCCAGGCGGAGAACTCATTCCATAA
- a CDS encoding PepSY-like domain-containing protein: MKRIYLLSIVTMALVLCCPVTTSCESCTDGSFTTNTNPVKLPQAAQAVLNKHFAGKEILLIKQDREWTRRYYDVIFVDGSKIEFDSNGQWTEIDCLQGAVPDALVPQQILTFVKKKFPNCQITQIDRDRRGYDVDLSNGLEIEFNKNFQVIDIDD, translated from the coding sequence ATGAAGAGGATTTATCTATTAAGTATCGTAACAATGGCTCTGGTTTTATGTTGCCCAGTTACGACAAGTTGTGAAAGTTGTACAGACGGCTCATTCACAACTAACACCAACCCTGTGAAACTCCCACAAGCGGCACAAGCCGTGTTGAATAAACACTTTGCCGGTAAGGAAATCTTACTTATCAAGCAGGATCGCGAATGGACACGCCGTTATTACGATGTTATTTTTGTTGACGGCAGCAAAATCGAGTTCGACAGCAACGGACAATGGACCGAGATTGATTGTCTGCAAGGTGCTGTGCCTGATGCACTCGTTCCGCAGCAGATTCTCACATTCGTGAAGAAAAAATTCCCGAATTGTCAGATTACTCAGATAGATCGCGACCGAAGGGGATATGATGTGGACCTCTCCAATGGTCTTGAAATTGAATTCAATAAGAATTTTCAAGTTATAGATATTGACGATTAA
- a CDS encoding type II toxin-antitoxin system YafQ family toxin: MSAKYRLRITGECKHNMKLCKRRGMPMDELWTVVGKLLNGEQLEEKYHAHILTGDRKGQWECHIQPDWLLIWEIRDHELILVLLNTGSHSDLFSKKRRK; the protein is encoded by the coding sequence ATGAGTGCGAAGTACAGACTGCGTATTACGGGCGAGTGTAAGCATAACATGAAGCTTTGCAAACGTCGTGGTATGCCGATGGATGAGTTGTGGACTGTTGTTGGAAAACTACTCAATGGTGAACAACTCGAAGAAAAGTATCATGCGCATATCCTGACGGGTGACCGTAAAGGGCAGTGGGAGTGCCATATCCAACCGGACTGGTTGCTCATTTGGGAAATCAGAGACCATGAACTTATCCTCGTCTTGCTTAACACAGGCTCCCACTCGGACCTGTTTAGCAAGAAGCGCAGGAAATGA
- the rmuC gene encoding DNA recombination protein RmuC, translated as METWIYIIISIVAGLAAGCVLMKLFAARKETQLGVACAKAEAQAGHLAEQLAAAQERLAKDLAAQKADFEERLDDLTKNYEGRLDGLAKDYEKRLAEQKKTFDEEKDLLRQDHAMDLRRQGDAFKETAEKLKAEVKSATEDILRQRQEEFAASSKSSLDGLVNPLKASIEGMKAVFEENKEKQTEIKTVIEDHMKAIAAKSEAAKESADRLTQAMRHNSKVQGDWGEMILKDLLESMNLSDGVQFDTQPTLRDAKGRVIRNDNEARMRPDVILHMGDNRELIIDAKVSLSAYMDYANATNDEQREMALQLHIKSLRDHVKELSRKDYAAYIQPPKSTMDFVIMFVPNTGALWLALKREPKLWHQAMKENVYIADEQTLSAVLRVIDLTWRQIARQKNYEEVFRLANEMVKRVEAFQTQYDKIGEQLNKLHGVYEDGAKKLAPTGRSIITTANQIKGLEGKVVAPAKLPETTSASEEFTELKPIQDT; from the coding sequence ATGGAAACGTGGATTTATATCATCATCAGCATCGTAGCAGGCCTCGCCGCCGGCTGCGTGCTGATGAAATTGTTTGCAGCAAGGAAAGAGACGCAACTCGGTGTGGCATGTGCCAAGGCAGAAGCACAGGCGGGACATCTGGCAGAACAGTTGGCTGCTGCACAGGAACGACTTGCTAAAGACCTCGCTGCGCAGAAGGCAGACTTTGAAGAGCGCCTCGACGATTTGACCAAAAACTATGAGGGGCGTCTCGACGGACTGGCAAAGGACTATGAGAAACGCCTTGCAGAACAGAAAAAGACTTTCGACGAAGAGAAAGACCTGTTGCGGCAGGACCATGCCATGGACTTACGACGGCAAGGTGATGCCTTCAAAGAGACAGCCGAAAAACTCAAGGCAGAGGTGAAGTCCGCCACGGAGGACATCCTCAGACAGCGGCAGGAGGAGTTTGCCGCAAGCAGCAAGAGCAGTCTGGACGGTCTGGTCAATCCACTGAAGGCATCCATCGAAGGCATGAAGGCGGTGTTCGAGGAGAACAAGGAGAAGCAGACGGAGATAAAGACCGTGATAGAGGACCACATGAAGGCGATTGCCGCCAAGAGCGAGGCAGCCAAGGAGAGTGCCGACCGCCTCACACAAGCCATGCGTCACAACTCGAAGGTGCAGGGCGACTGGGGCGAGATGATTCTCAAGGACCTGCTTGAGAGCATGAACCTGAGCGACGGTGTGCAGTTCGACACACAGCCCACCCTGCGCGATGCCAAGGGGCGCGTGATACGAAACGACAACGAGGCACGCATGAGGCCCGACGTCATTCTGCACATGGGCGACAACCGCGAACTCATCATCGATGCGAAAGTGTCGCTGTCCGCCTACATGGACTATGCCAATGCCACGAACGACGAGCAGCGCGAAATGGCACTCCAACTGCACATAAAGAGCCTGCGCGACCATGTGAAGGAACTCTCGCGCAAGGACTATGCCGCCTATATACAGCCGCCCAAGAGCACGATGGACTTCGTCATCATGTTCGTGCCAAATACGGGGGCACTGTGGCTCGCCCTGAAGCGCGAACCCAAACTGTGGCATCAGGCGATGAAAGAAAACGTCTATATCGCCGACGAACAGACGCTCAGCGCCGTGCTGCGCGTCATCGACCTGACGTGGCGACAGATAGCGCGTCAGAAGAACTATGAAGAAGTGTTCCGCCTCGCCAACGAAATGGTGAAGCGCGTCGAGGCCTTCCAGACACAATACGACAAAATCGGCGAACAACTCAACAAACTCCACGGCGTTTACGAAGACGGCGCAAAGAAACTCGCCCCCACGGGCCGCAGCATCATCACTACAGCCAACCAGATCAAGGGGCTTGAGGGGAAGGTGGTAGCGCCTGCGAAACTCCCCGAGACAACATCTGCTTCAGAAGAATTTACAGAACTGAAACCCATACAAGACACGTAG
- a CDS encoding copper resistance protein NlpE has protein sequence MKKVFLLVCSCALMAACNNGAKTNKSGEKDSVTTEVADTQGAEMNCEGTYKGTLPAADCPGIETTLTLNADKTFTLHSVYVERNDSSDEKGTYTVSENVLTLQDEGGEQSYYKVEEKQLRQLDKDKKEVTGEMAEHYVLKKD, from the coding sequence ATGAAGAAGGTATTTCTTTTAGTATGTTCATGCGCGCTTATGGCGGCTTGCAACAACGGTGCGAAAACAAACAAGAGTGGCGAAAAGGACAGCGTTACCACTGAAGTGGCTGACACGCAAGGTGCTGAGATGAATTGCGAGGGCACTTACAAAGGCACCCTGCCCGCAGCCGACTGCCCGGGTATCGAAACGACCCTGACACTAAATGCAGACAAGACATTTACGCTCCATTCTGTATATGTTGAGAGAAACGACTCGTCGGACGAAAAGGGGACTTATACTGTCAGTGAAAACGTTCTGACGCTTCAGGATGAAGGCGGCGAGCAGTCCTATTATAAAGTGGAGGAAAAACAATTACGCCAGTTGGACAAAGATAAAAAAGAAGTTACCGGCGAAATGGCAGAGCATTATGTCCTGAAGAAGGACTGA
- a CDS encoding transcriptional regulator: MKEQVLKAMREAGKPVSAGEVTKALGADRKEVDKAFTALKKEGAIVSPVRCKWQPA, from the coding sequence ATGAAAGAACAAGTATTGAAAGCAATGCGTGAGGCAGGTAAGCCTGTTTCGGCTGGTGAAGTGACAAAGGCACTTGGTGCTGACCGTAAGGAAGTGGACAAGGCGTTTACGGCGTTGAAGAAGGAGGGCGCTATTGTGTCGCCTGTGCGCTGCAAGTGGCAACCCGCCTGA
- a CDS encoding helicase HerA-like domain-containing protein, with amino-acid sequence MLDKERGLYIAHSSQGALSIIGKMANRHGLIAGATGTGKTVSLQVMAETFCQAGVPCFMADMKGDLSGISQTGRLSGFIEKRMPEFGIENPEFQSCPVRLYDVYGEQGHPMRATISQMGPDLLARLLQLNEIQSGVLNIIFRVADERGLLLDDMKDLRAMTDYVGQHAAEFTTKYGTIAKASIGSIQRALLALEGQGADKFFGKPEFNIMDLLSQQGGKGVMSVLAADRLMLQPKLYSTFLLWLMSELYTTLPEVGDLEYPKLIFFFDEAHMLFDGTSKAMVDKIEQVIRLIRSKGVGIYFVTQSPSDLPDTILGQLGNRIQHALRAYTPKDQKAVRAAAETFRANPGFSTEEAIMQLETGEALVSFLDEKGAPSMVERAKILFPLSQIGAITEGQRMDLIKQSPIYGKYDTAQERDSAFELLLAESEKEAKAQEEEKAEKEEKEEKDGGKKKKGFFSKVFKAIMTAITATLATIVGTFVSDKVTGKKSRKSSTSATGRVVKNATSAATRQITRDILGNLIK; translated from the coding sequence ATGCTTGACAAAGAACGTGGCTTATACATTGCCCATTCATCGCAGGGCGCACTGAGTATTATAGGAAAGATGGCAAACCGGCACGGACTGATTGCCGGTGCAACAGGTACGGGTAAGACCGTGAGTCTGCAAGTGATGGCAGAGACATTCTGCCAGGCAGGAGTGCCGTGCTTCATGGCAGACATGAAGGGCGACCTCTCGGGCATCAGTCAGACAGGCAGACTGAGCGGTTTCATAGAAAAGCGCATGCCGGAGTTTGGCATCGAGAATCCCGAGTTCCAATCGTGCCCGGTACGGCTCTACGACGTGTATGGCGAGCAGGGGCACCCCATGCGTGCCACCATATCCCAGATGGGGCCCGACCTCTTGGCGCGACTCCTCCAACTCAACGAGATACAGAGCGGTGTGCTCAACATCATTTTCCGTGTGGCAGACGAGCGCGGACTGTTGCTCGACGACATGAAGGACCTGCGCGCCATGACAGACTATGTGGGACAACATGCCGCAGAATTCACCACGAAATACGGCACAATTGCCAAGGCAAGCATTGGTTCCATACAGCGTGCGCTCCTCGCGCTCGAAGGGCAAGGGGCTGACAAGTTCTTTGGCAAACCCGAGTTCAACATCATGGACCTCCTGAGCCAGCAAGGCGGCAAAGGCGTGATGAGTGTGCTCGCTGCCGACCGCCTGATGCTGCAGCCCAAACTCTATTCCACATTCCTGCTGTGGCTCATGTCGGAACTCTACACCACACTGCCCGAAGTGGGCGACCTGGAATACCCCAAACTCATCTTCTTCTTCGACGAAGCGCACATGCTCTTCGACGGCACGAGCAAGGCGATGGTGGACAAGATAGAACAGGTCATCCGACTGATTCGTTCTAAAGGCGTGGGTATCTACTTCGTAACACAAAGCCCGAGCGACCTGCCCGACACCATTCTCGGACAACTCGGCAACCGCATACAGCATGCCCTGCGCGCCTACACACCGAAGGACCAGAAGGCAGTACGCGCTGCAGCAGAAACCTTCCGAGCCAATCCCGGCTTCAGCACAGAAGAAGCAATCATGCAACTCGAGACAGGCGAAGCACTCGTTTCCTTCCTCGACGAAAAGGGAGCGCCGTCAATGGTGGAACGTGCCAAGATTCTCTTCCCCCTCAGCCAGATCGGCGCCATAACCGAAGGACAGCGCATGGACCTCATCAAGCAGTCGCCCATCTACGGCAAATACGACACGGCGCAAGAGCGAGACAGTGCATTCGAACTCCTGCTCGCCGAAAGCGAAAAGGAAGCCAAAGCACAGGAAGAAGAAAAGGCTGAAAAGGAAGAAAAAGAAGAAAAGGACGGCGGAAAGAAAAAGAAAGGCTTCTTCAGCAAAGTGTTCAAAGCCATCATGACGGCCATCACAGCCACACTCGCCACAATCGTCGGCACATTCGTGTCAGACAAGGTAACAGGCAAGAAGTCAAGGAAATCCTCCACATCAGCCACAGGACGCGTCGTGAAGAACGCCACAAGTGCTGCCACACGCCAAATCACTCGTGACATCTTGGGCAACCTCATTAAGTAG
- a CDS encoding PDDEXK nuclease domain-containing protein — MKENKDLITNEQLEALYDDVRVIIETARNNAVRSVDFCRVQMYWHLGQRIFEEEQQGKARADYGTYLLQNLSKRLEPEYGSGFGYRQLKFCRQFYRTYPIRNTLRSQLNWSQYRRLIQIDDPDKREYYELESVNNAWTARETERQINSMLYERLLLSNDKESVLAVARQQRIPEKPAEVIKDPMVLEFLGLHREASYYEKDLESAIITHLTDFLLEMGKGFSFVARQKRILLEDDEFFADLVFYNRLLRCHVVIELKTEELTHQDLGQLQMYVNYYDRNVKLPDESATIGILLCTAKNDTVVRMTLPEDNKTILASEYQLYLPTQEQLIKEINEVKRLARNTTPTKQDP, encoded by the coding sequence ATGAAAGAAAATAAAGACCTAATAACGAACGAACAGTTAGAGGCGTTATACGACGATGTCCGTGTCATCATTGAAACAGCACGGAACAATGCTGTGCGCAGTGTGGACTTCTGCCGTGTACAGATGTACTGGCACTTGGGGCAGCGTATCTTTGAAGAAGAACAACAAGGCAAGGCGCGTGCCGACTATGGAACGTATCTGCTTCAAAATCTCTCAAAGCGATTAGAACCAGAGTACGGAAGTGGATTCGGTTATCGGCAATTGAAATTCTGCCGCCAGTTTTACCGTACTTATCCAATTAGGAACACACTGCGTTCCCAATTAAACTGGAGCCAATACCGTAGGCTCATTCAGATAGATGACCCCGACAAGCGTGAGTATTACGAACTGGAATCGGTGAACAATGCCTGGACGGCGCGTGAAACGGAGCGACAAATCAACTCAATGCTCTACGAACGCCTGTTGCTGAGCAACGACAAGGAGAGCGTACTTGCGGTGGCACGTCAACAACGCATACCCGAAAAACCTGCGGAAGTCATCAAAGACCCCATGGTGCTGGAATTTCTGGGGCTTCACCGCGAAGCAAGTTATTATGAAAAAGATCTTGAGAGTGCCATCATAACCCACCTGACGGACTTCCTGCTTGAAATGGGGAAAGGCTTTTCATTTGTGGCTCGGCAGAAGCGTATCCTGCTCGAAGATGACGAATTCTTTGCCGACCTTGTGTTTTACAATCGGCTGTTGCGCTGTCATGTAGTCATAGAGTTAAAGACGGAAGAACTGACTCATCAGGACTTAGGACAACTACAAATGTACGTTAATTATTATGACCGCAACGTAAAATTGCCCGACGAGAGTGCCACCATCGGCATTCTGCTGTGTACTGCTAAGAATGATACTGTAGTACGTATGACATTGCCCGAGGACAACAAAACAATCCTGGCAAGTGAATATCAACTCTACCTGCCAACGCAGGAACAGTTAATAAAGGAAATCAATGAGGTAAAACGGTTGGCAAGAAACACAACACCTACGAAGCAGGATCCATAA